TTTAGTAGGGATATTGTCGGATTCGCCCTATAAAATTCGACGGGCTGTGACTGGAGATATTGCCTTGCAATGTATTACTGCTGCACCTCCCGATTTAATTATGCTAGACATTATTTTGCCTGATTTCTCAGGTTACGAAATCTGCGCAAAGCTCAAGCAAGATCCTGAAACCGCGAATATTCCCATTATTTTTATGAGTGCCTTAAGCAGTAATGCGGATAAGGTAAAAGCTTTTACAGTTGGGGGAGCAGACTACATTACCAAACCTTTCGAGAGTACGGAAGTGAAGGCTCGAATCCATAATCAATTGCAGCTAAGAGCGGCTCAAACACAAGTAAAATTGCTCACTGCTGAACTTGAAAAAATGCGTACAGTCCAAATCAGTCAATCTGGCAATAATTAGCAGAATCTTGCGAGTGGTGACATCAAGCGCAAGCCAAATCTGTACATTATTCAAATTAGTTCAGAGAGTTGAAGGCTCAAACCTTCAAGATCAATTTCATACTGTTTCAACAATGTATTGAGCTGGTGAGCGGGTTTATTTGTTGAAGACTGGGCGTAGAAGCGGTCGAGTCAATATGATTGCGGCGTTGAGGGCAAAGCAGTTGATGGCCCCGTTCACGATCGAAACGGTTTGCAACCGGACGGTATTTGAAATTTGGCTGGAGCGTTGCTTGATACCTTTGCTCAAACCTGGGCAAAAGCTGGTGATTGATAATGCCACCTTTCTCAAGGGAGGACGAATCTAGGAATTGGTGGAAAAAGCAGGATGTGAAGTTTGGTATTTACCGCCTTATACCAAATCCGATTTATATAACTCCGATATAATGCATAATTAGAGAATGCCAAGAAAACTATATCTCGAACCCCATTTTTCGCCTGACGAGCTGAAGTCTCATTATCGAGCCAGCCAAGACCCAGTAGAATCGCGCCGCTGGCATCTGCTGTGGCTCGTCAGTGAGCAAACAACGCTAACTCAAGCAGCCCAAGTGGTCGGTCTCAACTACGATTACGCTCGAGAAATCGTCAGGGAGTATAACCACAATGGCGCCCATGGGTTACGCAACCGACGCAAAGATAAGCGACCTCATCAATCTCGCAGTCTTCTGACTCAAGACCAATGTGCACAATTGTTGACTCGTCTACAAACCCCACCCGCCGACGGTGGTCTATGGAACGGCCCCAAAGTAGCCCAGGTCATCGCTCAGATGACAGGAGTCGATAAGGTTTGGCCCCAACGCGGTTGGGACTATCTCAAGCGATTGGAGCAGTCCCTGCAATGCCCACGTCCTCACCACCGTAAAGGTGAACCAGAGGCCCAAGCCGCTTTAAGAAACTGCCTGAGTACAAAGCAGAATTGGAGCGACGCTACCCTAAGGCTCAGGTCGAAGTTTGGTCCTTTGATGAACATCGTTTAGGCCTTAAACCCATTATTCGAAAGATTTGGGCGCCTGTGGGTCAGCGTCCAATTGCTGAGGTGGACCATCGCTATGAATGGACCTATCTGTATGGATTCGTTCATCCCGCAACTGGCAATACCGAATGGTTCATTCTGCCTCGGGTCAATGGAGAATGGTTTAATCAAGCCCTACAAAGCTTTGCTCAGCAAGTTGGAGCGGGAAAGCACAAACAGATTCTTCTCGTTCTCGATGGAGCCGGATGGCATACCTGTAAAAATCTGGTGGTACCTAAAGGCATTCATCTGAAGGTTTTACCCCCCTATTCTCCAGAGCTACAGCCCGCTGAACGGTTGTGGCGGCTAGCGGATGAACCACTGGCCAATCGATGCTTTGAGACCCTGGATGAGTTGGAAGATGTGCTCGAGCAGCGCTGTCGAACTTTAATGACAATGCAATCAGACATTCAAGCTCTCACTCACTACCATTGGTGGCCAGCTTGACAGATAAGATATTTCGGGGGTTAATGAGTCGGATTTGGTATGATTTAGTAATTTAGCTAATTGATCAGCCACTTTCGATGATCTTCTCTCAATGTTTAGTAGGTGTAATGGACAGAGGCAACCCTTTCTCAGAAGAGTAAGTTGAGCCTCCCCATTATGCGCCTGAGCAATCCAGGTTATGCGATCGCATTCTCCACTTTCTCAGACTCAGACAACTCCCAAGTCGTATCTGCTGCTAACTTTAAGGTGCGCTCGTGGTAGTTCGTTAACGTTGATCGGTGGCCTACACTCAAAAAGGTGGTTTCCAGATGCTGTAACTGCTGATAGAGAGAAGCTTCATTACTCAAATCCAAAGCACTCGTAGCCTCATCGAGAATGGCATATTGGGGCTTATTCAGTAACAGCCGAGCAAAGGTGAGCCGCTGCTGTTCACCCAACGACAACACCGAAGACCAATCTTCTACCGCATCAAATCCCTCAAACCGTTCATCTAAGTCCGGTAGATTAATCTGCTGCAAAATGGCCTTGAGTTCTTCGTCACTGGCCTCAATCTCCATATTGGGATAAATCATCTGATCCCGGAGACTGCCCACAATCATATAGGGTCGTTGAGGTAGGAAAAGGATATCACCAGGTTGAGGACGGTGGATGGTACCTTGGCCCGAATTCCATAACCCGGCCATCGCTCGCAGTAAGGAACTCTTGCCACATCCACTTGGCCCTTTGACCAACAGCCCTTCGCCTTCAGACAACGCTATAGAGAGATCGGTAATTAAAGTCCTCTGATAATTGGGGGTCATCAGGGTTAGTTCAACTAGAGATAAGCCTTCCCCTTCCTCTACGGTAAAAGTGGGCTGGGTGAGTTCTTCTTCCGCATCAGACTCTGTCGATTCCTCTTCCGTCTGGCTCGGCTGTTCCAAACTTTCAGCAAAGGTATAGAGACGGTCGATGCCTGCCCCAAAGGAGGTTAACTCTTGGAAACGGGCCACAATCAAATTCAACGAAAAGAAGATCCGAATAAACGCGCCTTGGGCTTCGGAGACTTTACCCACCTCTAGCTCACCCGCAAAGATGCCAGGGGCGACGACAATGGCAGGTAGGATAAAGGGCAAAAACTCATAGGCATTGGAAAACACATTCAAATTCAACTGCCAAATAATCAGGTTCTTGAAATTATCAAAGGCTTCCATAAACCGCTCTTTCACCTGATCGGCTTCCTGCTGTTCTCCCCGATAAAAGGCAATGGATTCAGCGTTTTCGCGAATACGTACCAGGCTAAACCGGAAATCGGCTTCCTTTTTCAGTTGGGCAAAATTGAGCCTGACGAGTCCTTTTCCAAAGACCCCCACCGTCACCACGGTACCCAGGACGGCATAGAGCACCAAAAACAACACTAAGGAAGAGGAAATCTTCCATAGCACGCTGCTAAAGGCAATAATCCCCAAGAGGGAATCCACAATAATCAGCAGAAAGGTCAGGGATTCTTGGGTAAAACTTTTAACATCTTCGGCAATTCGCTGGTCCGGGTTATCGATATCTGTATGGAGGTTGTTGAGATTGTAGTAGGCGCGATTGCTAAAGTAGTTATCCACGTAGCGATTCGTCAGCCAGCGTCGCCACTGTAACCCTAAGCGATCGCGCAAATAGGTATAACCTGCAAAAATAGGTGCATAAGCCACCAGCACCCCCAGAAAAATCATAATGGTTTGCCAAAATCGGGCTTCATCCTGGGCGGAAAGGGCAGAAATCATTACTCCTCGGCGATTGTTGAGAAGTACGCTTAAGCCGGTATACCCCAGAGAAAGTACCATCACTAGCAGGAGCAATCCCCTGGCTTTCCATTTCTCCTCGCTATTCCAATAGCTAATGGCAATTTTCCAAAATCGCCCTAAAACCTGCAAATTAAATCGTTCCATTAGACCTTATCAATAACCCATCCCATACCTGACGTTAACCTAGTTAAGGTAAGAAGGGGTTGTTTGCCCGTAAACGATGGAAACTATGTCTAACTCACCCACGCCTCGGCAGATCCTAGAAACATTACTGCCGCCCTTAAGATTAGCCGCTGCCTATTCCAAAAATATTCAGTCCGTCATTGCGGCTCGCCCGGAAAAAACGAATCAGCACAATCACTTTGGTGCGGCCTTATCGGATGCCGATCTGTCCATTCAAACCTTAGTAGAAGTGGCCCTGTTGGGAGCTTATCCTCAAATCCGCTTCTACGGGGAAGAGTATGAAAAAACAGCTAATACCAAATATTTCCGAGCCATTGATTTAGGACCGGAGGGAGATTATTTAGTCACCCTCGACCCCATTGATGGCACTCGTTTTTACCTGGATGGCCATGATAACTACCAGATTATTGTGGGTGTCCTTAATCAGGATGAGTACGAAGCCGTATTAGCCATTTCTCCGGCCCAAGATTGCTATTACTATGCTCTGCGAGGCATGGGTACGTTTTCTGGTCCACTCAATGCCTCTCTGGACCAGTGCCAGAAGCTACAGATAGAGAACCCTAAACCCCTAATCTATTTGGGTTGGGGACTGTCGGATCAGATTCCCGATGTTGGTCCTGACTACCAAATCAACGACTTAAAAACGGCCTATTCCGACGAGCAGTTTGCCCCCAATATCAACGCTATCCTCAAGGGAGAGCTAGCAGGGGCGATTTTGGAATCGGGAAAATTTATTGACGGGGCTGCCATTGCTTTCCTAGCCCAAGAAGCAGGCTGTATGATCACCACCTTAACGGGAGAGCCGATGCCCCCCTTACATACCAGCCAGAATTACCAAAGACCGGGCCTGATTGTGGCAACTTCGGCGACTGTTCATCAGGATCTATTGCAGGTGGTTGCCAAAACTTTACTGGTGTCAGCGGGTTAGTTTAACGGCTTTATTCCCCCCAACATGAATGTTGTACTGGGGAAGCAAGGTATCAACAATATAGGAGCGATGGGCGATTAAGGCTTCGTGGAACCGTTTCCAATGGCTTTCTAGAAAACTGGGGTAATACTGAAAGATTTCTTCACCCGTATCTAGAAAAGCTTCGGTGCCGATCGCATTATGTTTCCAAGAACCGATGCCTTTATGGATATAGGACAGATGGGCACTGCCGAAACTAAATCGCCCCTGGTTGATTAAGTCGAGCCACTGCCGATACCGCACCTCATTATCCTTATGGGTAATGGATTGTAAGTATTCAGCAATTACAGCTTTATCCGCTGCAGGCAGTCCGGGGACGAGGGCATTCGGATCCCCCAATCGGTAGCGTCGCAACCACTGACACATATGATCGGCGGCTTCAAGATAGTCTGTCGGATTGTTTCGGATAATTTTCTCGTTGAGACCGTTGGTATAGCCCCATTTCAGAAACGGCTTGTCGGGATGCCCTAAGACCGCTCCATGTCCCAGGGGAAAGACTTCGCTGAGCAGATGGCCTGTGAGATTGTCGACCAGATTCTTTTTGAAGTAGGCTTTGACCTTTTTAGTGAATTTGCGGTCGAGGTTGCCTCGGGCGTCAATCAGTTTGGTGGCTTCATTGACCTGGTGGTTAACGCCTGCAAACCCTTGGTGAGCCCAAGTATCGGCATAAACATGCATGGCGATACCCAGCCGATATAGACCATGATGGGTCTGGTGAAGCTGGATACATTCTCGCAACATATCCTGGGCGACATGGCTGTTGGGGCGGCAAATTAATTTATTGATAAAGGTGCCATTGGGGTTCTGGTGAGCGGCCAGTCCCTCATTCCCTGGTAAAAAATGAAACGGAATCCAAACTTGATAGTTTGCCAGCTGGCGAAAATTTCGATAATCCAGCAGTTTATGGGCAGAACTAATGTGATTAAATACGGTGCCATTGTTAAAGCGAATTAAGCCAGAATTTGTGGCGTCATCGACATATTGGGCGCAGTGGGCAATGACATCGGCTTCTGGGTGATCGAACCCAGCCAAACGGGCCACGATATAGGTGACACCGTTATGGAAATCGATTTGCATTCTGGGTGTGGCTCCCTCAGCGGGAAGGGTTGCTATCAGACTACCTGAAGATGGTGACGACCGTCAGTAAGTTTATTTTTTATTGAGATAGTGTTCTGGATGCCGATTTGAGAACGGGTTGACAGCCCATTTTGATGGATTGAACTGGGTTTTAAGGCGATTTCCGAACGGTTTGGCTAGGGTTGAAAGACTCGATTCGGGAGCAGTTATTGAACCAACCATAATCAAACCTTAATCGAGAAAAATGCGAAACTTAACCTGTCTTTGCGGACGGATTTAAATTGAATTCTTCAGAATAGACGGCAGGTTCACAATTTCTCAGAGTAAACTGATCGGCTAAGTAAGCTGATTGATATGAAGGGAATCGCGGGTTAGATGTTCTTAATCTTGAGGTGCTATGGAAACAAAAACCTGGGATTAATTGCCACGCCCTTGTTTGTGCCTGCGTTTTTTGATCTTGCTCTATGCCCAAACCTCTAGTTGTGAAAGCGGCAACAAGTAGGCTCGCCTATTCTCAAGGTACAAAGCAATGGTGGGCGAATTTGCGATTCGTAAATTGAGGTAAACAATCTGATGATCAGGGATGCGATCTCATCTTCATCCTCCATAATGGCGAAGTTGCTCTAGATTGCATCTATGTCAGTATCGTTCACCTGCCGCCAGGAGACTGTCTGCTTTGGCGGCACCATGGGATTCTACAGCCATGACTCCCAAACCTGCCGCACCCCCATGAATTTTGCCGTCTATCAGCCTCCCCAAGCTGAAACAGGCCGAGTTCCCGTGCTTTATTTTTTATCGGGACTCACCTGCACAGAAGAGAATTTTGTCACCAAGGCGGGTGCCCAGCGATATGCGGCTGAGTATGGCGTGATGCTAGTGGCTCCTGATACCAGTCCGCGGGATGGCGAAACCCCTGGAGCAGAAGAGGATTGGGATTTAGGGACCGGGGCAGGGTTTTATGTGAATGCAATGGCGGATCCTTGGGCCAAGCACTATCACATGTATGACTATGTTGTAGAAGAGTTACCAGCACTAATTGCCCAATTTTTCCCGGCAAATCCAGAGCGGCAGAGTGTGTGTGGTCATTCCATGGGCGGCCATGGGGCCTTAGTCTGTGGGTTACGGAATCGCGATCGCTATCGGTCCATTTCTGCCTTTGCTCCCATTGTGGCTCCGACTCGCTGCCCCTGGGGCCATAAGATCTTCTCCAATTATTTGGGCGTGGATATGGAAACTTGGAAGCAATACGATGCCTGTGAGTTGGTGCATCACTACCAAGATGATCGCCCTTTGCTAGTAGATCAAGGCACAGCAGACTCTTTTCTTGAAGAACAGTTGCGACCTCACTTGCTGCAAGAAGCCTGTGAGCAGGCCCAGCGTCCCTTAACCCTGAGAATGCAGCCGGGCTATGACCATAGCTACTATTTCATCGCCAGTTTTATCGGCGATCACATCAAATTCCATGCCGAATATCTGTGTTCGTGAGGGTTTCCTCAACTGAAATTCGATACCAGGGGGAACAATGTCCTAAAATTAGGGGATTGCCCACCCTCACAGTTCCATGGACATCCAGGCATTTATTCAACAAAGTTGCGGCCGATGGTTTACGCAGCGCACATGCCATCAGATGGGAAATTTATCCTCTGAGGCCCAATCGGCGCAGCTTTGGATGGAACAACTGAGCTTGGAAGATAGCGCTGTTTTGGAGTTGTGCAACGCTGCCGAAGTTGATCCAACGGTGGCTCAATGTGCCGCTAGAATTTCTTGGAAAGAACAGGGGTTTCAGGTTCAACCTCAAGAAACGGGGGAGTTGTTGTTGGTCGCCCTATCAAACACACCCCATCAAGGAGAAATTCTGCAACAAGTGGGTTCAGCTCCTTTGATGCGACTCAATTTTCAAATTGATGGTGATCAGAGACTGATCCTCACGGGAACCCAAGATCAATTGCATTTGGAGGAACGGGTATGGTTCGCCAGCCCTAATTTGCGTTTACGCATCAGTCTATTAAAACAGGCGAATCAACTATATCAAGCGACTTGGTATTCTGAAGTGCGGATGGGAGTTTTACCCGAACCTGCGCCCGAAGAACTACCCCATGCCGCCTCAACCAAGTAAGCGCCAATCATTCAATTTATTTAGAAATAGGGATATCAGTATGGGGTTACCCATTGTTGCCATTGTTGGTCGCCCAAATGTGGGTAAGTCAACCCTCGTCAATCGACTGACAGGGATGATGGATGCGATTGTCCATGATTCG
The genomic region above belongs to Acaryochloris sp. CCMEE 5410 and contains:
- a CDS encoding response regulator, with protein sequence MQLTTPQAANILIVDDNLNNLKVLVGILSDSPYKIRRAVTGDIALQCITAAPPDLIMLDIILPDFSGYEICAKLKQDPETANIPIIFMSALSSNADKVKAFTVGGADYITKPFESTEVKARIHNQLQLRAAQTQVKLLTAELEKMRTVQISQSGNN
- a CDS encoding winged helix-turn-helix domain-containing protein, giving the protein MPRKLYLEPHFSPDELKSHYRASQDPVESRRWHLLWLVSEQTTLTQAAQVVGLNYDYAREIVREYNHNGAHGLRNRRKDKRPHQSRSLLTQDQCAQLLTRLQTPPADGGLWNGPKVAQVIAQMTGVDKVWPQRGWDYLKRLEQSLQCPRPHHRKGEPEAQAALRNCLSTKQNWSDATLRLRSKFGPLMNIV
- a CDS encoding IS630 family transposase, whose protein sequence is MERRYPKAQVEVWSFDEHRLGLKPIIRKIWAPVGQRPIAEVDHRYEWTYLYGFVHPATGNTEWFILPRVNGEWFNQALQSFAQQVGAGKHKQILLVLDGAGWHTCKNLVVPKGIHLKVLPPYSPELQPAERLWRLADEPLANRCFETLDELEDVLEQRCRTLMTMQSDIQALTHYHWWPA
- a CDS encoding ABC transporter ATP-binding protein/permease, yielding MERFNLQVLGRFWKIAISYWNSEEKWKARGLLLLVMVLSLGYTGLSVLLNNRRGVMISALSAQDEARFWQTIMIFLGVLVAYAPIFAGYTYLRDRLGLQWRRWLTNRYVDNYFSNRAYYNLNNLHTDIDNPDQRIAEDVKSFTQESLTFLLIIVDSLLGIIAFSSVLWKISSSLVLFLVLYAVLGTVVTVGVFGKGLVRLNFAQLKKEADFRFSLVRIRENAESIAFYRGEQQEADQVKERFMEAFDNFKNLIIWQLNLNVFSNAYEFLPFILPAIVVAPGIFAGELEVGKVSEAQGAFIRIFFSLNLIVARFQELTSFGAGIDRLYTFAESLEQPSQTEEESTESDAEEELTQPTFTVEEGEGLSLVELTLMTPNYQRTLITDLSIALSEGEGLLVKGPSGCGKSSLLRAMAGLWNSGQGTIHRPQPGDILFLPQRPYMIVGSLRDQMIYPNMEIEASDEELKAILQQINLPDLDERFEGFDAVEDWSSVLSLGEQQRLTFARLLLNKPQYAILDEATSALDLSNEASLYQQLQHLETTFLSVGHRSTLTNYHERTLKLAADTTWELSESEKVENAIA
- a CDS encoding inositol monophosphatase family protein, which produces MSNSPTPRQILETLLPPLRLAAAYSKNIQSVIAARPEKTNQHNHFGAALSDADLSIQTLVEVALLGAYPQIRFYGEEYEKTANTKYFRAIDLGPEGDYLVTLDPIDGTRFYLDGHDNYQIIVGVLNQDEYEAVLAISPAQDCYYYALRGMGTFSGPLNASLDQCQKLQIENPKPLIYLGWGLSDQIPDVGPDYQINDLKTAYSDEQFAPNINAILKGELAGAILESGKFIDGAAIAFLAQEAGCMITTLTGEPMPPLHTSQNYQRPGLIVATSATVHQDLLQVVAKTLLVSAG
- a CDS encoding DUF6765 family protein, giving the protein MQIDFHNGVTYIVARLAGFDHPEADVIAHCAQYVDDATNSGLIRFNNGTVFNHISSAHKLLDYRNFRQLANYQVWIPFHFLPGNEGLAAHQNPNGTFINKLICRPNSHVAQDMLRECIQLHQTHHGLYRLGIAMHVYADTWAHQGFAGVNHQVNEATKLIDARGNLDRKFTKKVKAYFKKNLVDNLTGHLLSEVFPLGHGAVLGHPDKPFLKWGYTNGLNEKIIRNNPTDYLEAADHMCQWLRRYRLGDPNALVPGLPAADKAVIAEYLQSITHKDNEVRYRQWLDLINQGRFSFGSAHLSYIHKGIGSWKHNAIGTEAFLDTGEEIFQYYPSFLESHWKRFHEALIAHRSYIVDTLLPQYNIHVGGNKAVKLTR
- the fghA gene encoding S-formylglutathione hydrolase, which codes for MSVSFTCRQETVCFGGTMGFYSHDSQTCRTPMNFAVYQPPQAETGRVPVLYFLSGLTCTEENFVTKAGAQRYAAEYGVMLVAPDTSPRDGETPGAEEDWDLGTGAGFYVNAMADPWAKHYHMYDYVVEELPALIAQFFPANPERQSVCGHSMGGHGALVCGLRNRDRYRSISAFAPIVAPTRCPWGHKIFSNYLGVDMETWKQYDACELVHHYQDDRPLLVDQGTADSFLEEQLRPHLLQEACEQAQRPLTLRMQPGYDHSYYFIASFIGDHIKFHAEYLCS
- a CDS encoding phycobiliprotein lyase — its product is MDIQAFIQQSCGRWFTQRTCHQMGNLSSEAQSAQLWMEQLSLEDSAVLELCNAAEVDPTVAQCAARISWKEQGFQVQPQETGELLLVALSNTPHQGEILQQVGSAPLMRLNFQIDGDQRLILTGTQDQLHLEERVWFASPNLRLRISLLKQANQLYQATWYSEVRMGVLPEPAPEELPHAASTK